The Pleurodeles waltl isolate 20211129_DDA chromosome 7, aPleWal1.hap1.20221129, whole genome shotgun sequence genome includes a region encoding these proteins:
- the LOC138247444 gene encoding probable G-protein coupled receptor 33, with the protein MALHNRTYYSTTWTFEEKDKNTVNLVSSVFFFFTSSVGIFGNSLFLWTLGFKMMKTVNTVWFFSLVLSGWTYSMVMPILGVFALLDFHWPFGIVMCKVVNMLLSLSMHVAVFILTIISLDRYVLVVHPIWARHHRTPKCATIISYSIWSAAFILSAPYLAFRELKSNERNKTICTNNYVFSDDWKTQEVQTRRQKIHLCLFLIRLLVAFILPFMVIASCYVSIALKVNLRSLSRSSKLIKVIMVSVVSFFVCWTPVHLYNGLILYRESVPKLLMHACMLVAAIATCVNVCFTPIFYIFIGENFKAVFKKSLLYLIESAFHE; encoded by the coding sequence ATGGCTCTTCATAATAGGACCTACTATTCGACGACTTGGACTTTCGAGGAGAAAGACAAAAATACAGTGAACTTGGTGTCATCtgtgttctttttctttactaGCTCTGTTGGGATTTTTGGAAACTCTCTCTTCCTCTGGACTTTGGGATTCAAGATGATGAAGACAGTCAACACTGTGTGGTTTTTCAGCTTGGTTTTGTCCGGTTGGACTTATTCGATGGTCATGCCAATTCTTGGGGTGTTTGCTTTGCTTGATTTTCACTGGCCTTTCGGCATAGTGATGTGTAAAGTGGTGAACATGCTTTTATCTCTCAGTATGCATGTTGCAGTTTTCATCTTGACCATCATTAGCCTCGATCGGTACGTTCTGGTTGTCCACCCAATCTGGGCCAGGCATCATAGAACCCCCAAATGTGCTACAATTATCAGTTATTCCATCTGGAGCGCAGCTTTTATCTTAAGTGCACCATACCTGGCTTTTCGTGAACTCAAGAGCAATGAAAGGAATAAAACCATCTGTACCAACAATTACGTATTTTCTGATGACTGGAAAACTCAAGAAGTACAAACCAGAAGACAGAAGATCCACCTGTGCCTGTTCTTGATCAGGCTTCTAGTGGCATTTATTTTACCATTCATGGTCATCGCTTCCTGCTATGTCAGCATAGCTCTCAAGGTGAATTTGAGAAGCCTGTCAAGGTCAAGTAAATTAATTAAAGTCATAATGGTCTCTGTTGTGTCATTCTTTGTGTGTTGGACACCAGTCCACCTGTACAATGGTTTAATTCTCTACAGAGAATCTGTCCCAAAGTTactgatgcatgcatgtatgttggtgGCCGCCATTGCAACATGCGTCAATGTGTGCTTCACTCCTATCTTTTATATTTTCATAGGAGAAAActttaaagcagtttttaaaaagtcTCTTCTCTACCTGATTGAGTCTGCTTTCCATGAATAG